A portion of the Stigmatella aurantiaca DW4/3-1 genome contains these proteins:
- the fabD gene encoding ACP S-malonyltransferase — translation MTQPENKGLWAWIFPGQGSQKVGMGRRLMAHSGAAKRVFDEASDAVGMDLARLCLEGPIETLTATENAQPAIVTCSVACLALLKERGIEPAAVAGHSVGEFSALVAAGSLPLAAAVRAVRKRGQLMASVTAPGKMLAVMGLDEARVSELCRDAARHGTLVVAIHNSPQQFVLSGSLTALEQFRELAVAAGAKECVLLEVSHAFHSPLMAQVQEEWRSVVASLQLRMPRYPVVLNTTALTVKTLVCIRRSLLEQITAPVLWMQCVRALVTMGISHVLEVGDSKVVSSLARRTEPALQTMTMQDPAAVDGLRPS, via the coding sequence ATGACGCAACCTGAGAACAAAGGCCTGTGGGCGTGGATCTTCCCGGGGCAAGGTTCCCAAAAGGTGGGAATGGGGCGCAGGCTGATGGCGCACTCCGGTGCTGCCAAGCGGGTGTTTGATGAGGCTTCAGACGCAGTGGGTATGGATCTGGCCCGGTTGTGTCTGGAGGGGCCCATTGAAACACTGACGGCGACGGAGAATGCACAGCCAGCCATCGTGACATGCAGCGTGGCCTGCCTGGCGCTCCTGAAGGAGCGGGGCATCGAGCCAGCCGCCGTGGCGGGTCACAGCGTGGGGGAATTCTCGGCGCTCGTGGCCGCTGGGTCGCTGCCGCTCGCCGCGGCGGTCCGGGCGGTCCGGAAGCGGGGCCAGTTGATGGCCAGCGTCACGGCCCCTGGGAAAATGCTTGCAGTGATGGGGTTGGATGAGGCCCGGGTGAGCGAGCTGTGCCGCGACGCGGCGAGGCACGGGACCCTCGTCGTCGCCATTCACAACAGCCCGCAGCAGTTCGTGCTCTCGGGAAGCCTGACGGCGCTGGAGCAGTTCAGGGAACTCGCGGTGGCCGCGGGTGCGAAGGAATGTGTGCTGCTCGAGGTCAGCCATGCGTTTCACTCCCCGCTCATGGCGCAAGTACAGGAGGAGTGGCGGTCGGTGGTCGCCAGCCTTCAGCTTCGCATGCCCCGGTACCCTGTCGTGCTCAATACCACGGCCCTGACCGTGAAGACGCTGGTCTGTATCCGCCGCTCCCTGCTGGAGCAAATCACCGCGCCTGTCCTGTGGATGCAGTGTGTGCGGGCGCTCGTGACGATGGGCATCTCCCACGTGTTGGAGGTGGGGGACAGCAAGGTGGTGTCTTCTTTGGCAAGGCGGACCGAACCTGCCTTGCAGACGATGACGATGCAGGATCCGGCGGCGGTGGACGGACTGCGGCCGAGCTAG
- a CDS encoding type I polyketide synthase produces the protein MLESPGRPIAIVGLGNVFPRARNVETFWQQVLTGPTSIRELSGRELRLDWYYDEDRNAADRTYCKHAAVLDELNLDYRKYRIPPKIVQDMHRTQQAFLDATAQALEDAKAVVGRVAPERVSFTLGSLGGGLRPDTRVRTRLLDMMRYLAEAVEEEALEPSAASALQAAVSRQIESELAGITEDEAIASFSSVWVGRAAKIFNIRGPHLSVDAGYASALAAIQAASHQLHFGDCDVALAAGCSQLLTPHDLVAFSKLGGLSSSALTPFDRRASGTLLGEGVGVFVLRRLEDALVAGDKVYAVIRGVGAASDGKGRTLLAPNPKGQVLAMRRAYAQAGYGPEHVQYVECHATGTALGDITEFQSLKEVFEGQTPGSRIMLGGVKELTGHLQAAAGAAGLMKATLALHHKFLPPQHSFREPAEGIDLENTPFYISNQGAPWPAVADGVRRAGVSSFSFGGISYHLTLEEFSPEYHARLARTLPALPPAEPIAIVGLGGVFPQANNKEELWENLLGKRCAIGAIPDERAPIDRYLDPTRQSKVRPYTNLAGYIVDGAWPDEQVRVPPKVSSQIDRGHSWAMKAALQALDDGGYSPGSVDPKRVGIVMGYLPPLEREFQTQARVYYAEFGGRLAEQLERQGIQGETAARIQKKVEARYKSELPPITEDTLLGYLGSLSVGRVAHHLDFQGPALMVESACASSLAALEIASNQLRSGQCDMMLAGGMYASLGVDALSQCCSFGGLSQNGSFPFDARADGYITSEGAALIALKRLSDAEAAGDRIYAVVRSVAGATDPKSASIWAPSSEGQIQAVRRAVEKAGVSPAEVQYVESHGTGTPVGDPIEVETYQEVYGRANKDGKIFLGSIKSNIGHLNSGAGAASLTKVALALHRKQVPPNLGFESPNPRIPWDQLPFRVPTEVEPWEMASNGVRRAGVTSFGLGGTSFHAIVEEYLPRNGKSTGHLKVVEPSRPPFLHLEGQSREEILQQVEGLLQKLEREPGRDPRRPLQGTDLPCRFAMTLPKGRPARESLERAKKLLAGVGVPSLPEQGIFYYDSRDPRQLHQGKVVAVFPGQGPQYANMLRELAAEYPIVAKTFAEADEAFLPMAGRRLSETFWMPSEAESTYRQDDDTVHAAVFLANVALYRLIRSQGIHVDVLLGQSAGEYAALAASGMLPFAQALQAIYKRTVTVTRLAIPSPGRMASISGDLDRVRRVFPEAPGYVTVAAENAPGQGIVAGEILAVDYVMRWCRANGFEVRELPVSHAYHTNIIANAVPTFRAELQQLSWKDPELPVLSSVHGRYYQAPVQAPLMARHLALQYVLPLQFWRHVRQLHEEGARIFIESGPKWSLTAFIQATLKGEPYLAQASNHPKTGEVEQFQRLLAFSYVHHLLRGQGALS, from the coding sequence ATGTTGGAGAGTCCAGGCAGGCCAATTGCCATTGTGGGTCTTGGCAACGTATTTCCCAGGGCCAGGAATGTAGAGACTTTCTGGCAGCAGGTGCTGACCGGGCCGACATCCATTCGTGAGCTGAGTGGCCGCGAGCTGCGGTTGGACTGGTATTACGATGAGGACCGCAACGCGGCGGATCGCACGTATTGCAAGCACGCCGCGGTGCTGGATGAGCTGAATCTGGATTATCGCAAGTACCGGATTCCTCCCAAGATCGTCCAGGACATGCACCGGACGCAGCAGGCCTTCCTGGATGCGACCGCGCAGGCGCTCGAGGACGCCAAGGCGGTGGTGGGCCGTGTCGCCCCTGAGCGTGTCTCATTCACCCTCGGGTCGCTGGGCGGAGGCCTTCGTCCGGATACCCGGGTGCGGACCCGTCTCCTGGACATGATGCGGTACCTGGCCGAAGCCGTTGAAGAGGAGGCGTTGGAGCCTTCGGCCGCATCCGCGCTGCAAGCCGCGGTGTCCCGGCAGATTGAGTCCGAGCTGGCGGGAATCACCGAGGACGAAGCCATTGCCTCCTTCAGCAGTGTCTGGGTGGGCCGGGCAGCCAAGATTTTCAACATCCGGGGGCCTCACCTCTCCGTGGATGCGGGATACGCCTCGGCACTCGCCGCCATTCAGGCGGCCAGCCACCAGCTTCACTTCGGTGACTGCGACGTCGCGCTGGCGGCGGGGTGCAGCCAACTGCTCACCCCGCATGACCTCGTGGCGTTCAGCAAGCTCGGGGGCCTGTCCTCCTCGGCGCTGACACCGTTCGACCGCCGTGCCAGCGGCACGCTGCTGGGCGAGGGTGTGGGGGTCTTCGTCCTGCGCCGCCTGGAGGATGCGCTCGTGGCTGGAGACAAGGTCTACGCCGTCATCCGCGGCGTTGGGGCGGCCTCCGATGGCAAGGGCCGGACGTTGCTGGCCCCCAACCCCAAGGGGCAGGTGCTGGCCATGCGCCGGGCTTACGCGCAGGCGGGGTACGGCCCGGAGCACGTGCAGTACGTGGAGTGCCATGCCACGGGCACGGCGTTGGGGGACATCACCGAGTTCCAGAGCCTGAAAGAGGTGTTCGAAGGCCAGACGCCTGGCTCACGCATCATGTTGGGGGGCGTCAAGGAGCTGACCGGCCATCTGCAGGCGGCGGCCGGGGCCGCGGGACTCATGAAGGCCACGCTGGCGCTGCACCACAAGTTCCTGCCTCCGCAGCACTCGTTCCGTGAGCCGGCCGAAGGGATCGACCTCGAGAACACCCCGTTCTACATCTCGAATCAGGGCGCGCCCTGGCCCGCGGTGGCGGATGGGGTGCGGCGGGCCGGCGTGAGTTCCTTCAGCTTCGGAGGGATCAGCTACCACCTGACGTTGGAGGAGTTCTCTCCCGAGTACCATGCGCGGCTGGCCAGAACGCTTCCGGCGCTTCCTCCCGCGGAGCCCATCGCCATCGTTGGGCTGGGAGGGGTCTTCCCTCAGGCGAACAACAAAGAAGAGCTGTGGGAGAACCTGCTGGGGAAGCGGTGCGCGATTGGCGCCATTCCGGACGAGCGCGCTCCCATCGATCGCTACTTGGATCCCACCCGCCAGAGCAAGGTCAGGCCCTATACCAACCTCGCCGGCTACATCGTCGACGGTGCCTGGCCGGACGAGCAGGTCCGGGTTCCGCCCAAGGTCTCCTCGCAGATCGACCGGGGACACAGCTGGGCCATGAAGGCCGCCTTGCAGGCGCTGGACGATGGCGGGTACTCGCCCGGGTCGGTGGACCCCAAGCGCGTGGGCATTGTGATGGGCTACCTGCCGCCGCTCGAGCGGGAGTTCCAGACCCAGGCCCGGGTGTACTACGCGGAGTTCGGCGGACGTCTGGCAGAGCAACTGGAGCGGCAGGGCATCCAGGGCGAGACGGCCGCGCGGATCCAGAAAAAGGTCGAGGCGCGCTACAAGAGCGAGCTGCCTCCCATCACGGAGGACACCCTGCTGGGGTACCTGGGAAGCCTCTCGGTGGGGCGCGTGGCGCATCACCTGGACTTCCAGGGGCCGGCGCTCATGGTCGAGTCCGCGTGCGCTTCCAGCCTGGCCGCGCTGGAGATCGCCTCGAACCAACTGCGCTCGGGGCAGTGCGACATGATGCTGGCGGGCGGCATGTATGCGTCGCTGGGCGTGGACGCGCTCAGCCAGTGCTGTTCGTTTGGGGGGCTGTCCCAGAATGGCTCCTTCCCGTTCGACGCGAGGGCCGACGGCTACATCACGAGCGAGGGGGCGGCCTTGATCGCCCTGAAGCGGTTGTCGGATGCCGAGGCGGCGGGCGATCGCATCTATGCCGTGGTCCGCTCCGTTGCGGGGGCCACGGATCCGAAGAGCGCTTCGATCTGGGCACCCTCCTCGGAGGGGCAGATTCAGGCGGTGCGCAGGGCCGTGGAGAAGGCGGGAGTGTCCCCGGCCGAGGTTCAGTACGTGGAGAGCCATGGGACGGGAACCCCTGTCGGAGATCCGATCGAGGTCGAGACGTATCAAGAGGTCTACGGACGGGCGAACAAGGACGGGAAGATCTTCCTGGGGTCGATCAAGTCCAACATCGGTCACCTGAACTCCGGGGCCGGCGCGGCATCGCTGACGAAGGTCGCCCTGGCGCTGCACCGCAAGCAGGTGCCGCCGAACCTGGGCTTCGAGAGCCCCAACCCTCGGATTCCCTGGGATCAGCTTCCGTTCCGGGTGCCCACGGAGGTGGAGCCCTGGGAGATGGCCAGCAACGGCGTGCGGCGGGCCGGCGTGACTTCGTTCGGACTGGGCGGGACCAGCTTCCACGCGATCGTCGAGGAGTACCTGCCGCGGAATGGAAAGAGCACGGGCCACCTGAAGGTCGTCGAGCCGTCACGGCCGCCCTTCTTGCATCTGGAGGGACAGAGCCGGGAAGAGATCCTTCAGCAGGTGGAGGGGCTGCTCCAAAAGCTGGAGCGGGAGCCAGGCAGGGACCCTCGGCGGCCCCTTCAGGGAACGGACCTGCCGTGCCGGTTCGCCATGACCTTGCCGAAGGGGCGGCCCGCGCGAGAGAGCTTGGAGCGCGCCAAGAAGCTGCTGGCCGGGGTTGGGGTCCCCAGCCTGCCCGAGCAGGGCATTTTCTATTACGACAGCCGGGACCCGAGGCAGCTGCACCAGGGCAAGGTGGTGGCGGTCTTCCCGGGGCAGGGGCCGCAGTACGCGAACATGCTGCGCGAGCTGGCCGCCGAGTATCCGATCGTCGCCAAGACCTTCGCGGAGGCGGATGAAGCCTTCCTGCCGATGGCGGGCCGCCGCCTGTCCGAGACGTTCTGGATGCCTTCGGAAGCCGAGAGCACGTACCGCCAGGACGATGACACCGTCCATGCCGCCGTCTTCCTGGCCAATGTGGCGCTCTACCGGTTGATCCGGTCCCAGGGCATCCACGTGGACGTGTTGCTGGGCCAGAGTGCCGGTGAGTACGCGGCGCTGGCGGCGAGTGGCATGCTTCCCTTCGCTCAGGCCCTGCAAGCCATCTACAAGCGGACCGTTACGGTGACCCGGCTGGCCATTCCCTCTCCCGGGAGGATGGCGAGCATCAGCGGTGACTTGGACAGGGTCCGGAGAGTCTTTCCGGAGGCTCCGGGCTACGTCACCGTGGCCGCGGAGAATGCACCGGGACAGGGCATCGTCGCGGGAGAGATCCTGGCCGTTGACTACGTCATGCGATGGTGCCGGGCAAACGGGTTCGAGGTGCGCGAGCTTCCCGTGTCTCACGCGTACCACACGAACATCATCGCCAACGCCGTCCCCACTTTCCGCGCGGAGTTGCAGCAACTCTCCTGGAAGGACCCGGAGCTCCCGGTTCTCTCCAGCGTGCACGGCCGCTACTACCAGGCACCGGTCCAGGCCCCGCTCATGGCGCGGCATCTGGCCTTGCAGTACGTCCTCCCGCTTCAGTTCTGGCGCCACGTGCGCCAGCTCCACGAGGAGGGGGCCCGCATCTTCATCGAGTCTGGGCCCAAGTGGTCCCTGACAGCGTTCATCCAAGCCACCTTGAAGGGTGAGCCCTACCTGGCCCAGGCGAGCAATCACCCGAAGACGGGTGAGGTCGAACAGTTCCAGCGCCTGTTGGCCTTCAGCTACGTCCATCACCTGCTGCGCGGACAAGGTGCTCTGTCATGA